One Gadus morhua chromosome 1, gadMor3.0, whole genome shotgun sequence DNA segment encodes these proteins:
- the LOC115551312 gene encoding tumor necrosis factor receptor superfamily member 14-like isoform X5, with protein MVEAQTNLTTMFLKFILIISTLYFGVVSPPLCPRNEYKAGWECCPSCPPGWHVVKDCTERIITECSRCPGGTYQAGYNKLKQCSTCTKCDTGLGLKVKKSCSSTSNAVCEVLDGFFCRDSNRGGCRAAQRHRLSCSPGQYIGQRGTADKDTECLHCTDGTFSDGTRPSCKNHTKCDSVGGVQIQPGTDSTDSTCIHYVVIVVIIIGCISIIVLGGLANQIRLKRKKTPEEKRGLTEPSPLRSTDGPEPTRDQQECTTTTPDGTMDDHHGDQSLGPASPSSPTDNGSESVSDHQEDHQPVQTKRDSGASQSTLHSLMRSSTSQSARRFPVGSKSVSSCFESPKFSTDRVSLLMDNDVADEEVTPVREYHDQPESGSDDSNSLKPVPIWRDHGVSQVTPLSLGPPSPSRSTPLTLVPPSPSRSTPLSLGPPSTSQSPPPLSLGLPSQSPPPPSVCQPEGDGINNVYRS; from the exons atggttgaagcCCAAACAAACCTGACAACCATGTTCCTAAAATTCATATTAATTATTAGTACTCTTTACTTTGGCGTTGTTTCACCTCCACTTTGTCCCCGGAATGAATACAAGGCAGGATGGGAGTGTTGCCCATCATGTCCGCCTG GATGGCATGTTGTAAAGGACTGCACAGAGAGAATCATTACAGAGTGCTCAAGGTGCCCCGGTGGTACTTACCAAGCTGGCTATAATAAACTGAAGCAATGCTCTACCTGTACAAAGTGTGACACAG gtctcgGTCTGAAGGTGAAGAAGTCTTGTTCATCAACATCAAATGCTGTGTGTGAGGTCCTGGATGGATTCTTCTGTCGTGACTCTAACAGAGGTGGATGTAGGGCCGCTCAGAGACACCGTCTGAGCTGTAGTCCTGGTCAATACATCGGTCAAAGAG GAACAGCAGATAAAGACACAGAGTGCCTTCACTGTACTGATGGAACATTCTCAGATGGCACGCGGCCGTCTTGCAAGAACCACACAAA ATGTGATTCTGTGGGAGGGGTGCAGATACAACCAGGAACTGAttcaactgattctacatgTATTCATTACGTTGTGATTGTGGTCATAATAATAGGATGCATATCAATCATCGTCCTGGGAG GATTGGCTAATCAAATACGTCTgaag agaaagaaaacaccggaagagaagagggggttaactg AACCTTCACCACTAAGGTCCACTGACGGTCCTGAACCAACCAGGGACCAACAAGAATGTACCACAACTACCCCTGATGGAACTATGGATGATCATCATGGTGACCAGAGTCTGGGTCCAGCCTCTCCCTCAAGCCCCACAGATAATGGATCTGAGTCAGTCTCAGACCATCAGGAGGACCATCAGCCTGTCCAGACCAAGAGAGACAGTGGAGCCTCCCAGTCCACCCTCCACAGTCTGAtgcgctcctccacctcccagtcaGCCAGAAGGTTTCCTGTGGGCTCCAAGTCGGTATCAAGCTGCTTTGAAAGTCCCAAGTTTTCCACCGACCGTGTTTCACTATTGATGGATAATGACGTTGCAGATGAAGAAGTAACGCCAGTTCGCGAATATCACGATCAACCTGAAAGTGGATCTGATGACTCAAACTCACTAAAACCAGTCCCCATCTGGAGAGACCATGGAGTCTCCCAGGTCACCCCCCTCAGCctgggtcccccctccccctcccggtccacccccctcactctggtgcccccctccccctcccggtccacccccctcagtctgggtcccccctccacctcccagtcccccccccccctcagtctgggtctcccctcccagtcccccccccccccctcagtctgtCAGCCAGAAGGTGACGGAAtaaacaacgtttataggtcataa